The sequence CGAGGTGATCTACATGAGAGAAATTGCTCCTTCTCGTCGAATTTTGCCGCTGTTAGCGATTGCCGCTGTGTCATTCCTGATCGCCGGATGCTCAGCCAAGGCATCTGAAAAAGCCACCGCTCCCGCCGCCGATGTGGTCAATACGACCGACGCAGCAAAGGGCGCGACGATCGACATCGAGGCCGGCGGGCCGGCCGACACCGTCAGAGTGTTTTACAGGCGCCTGCGCGACAGGGAAATTCGCGCGGCAATGTACATGACGAATATGCGGCCCGCGATCGAGGGCCTTACCGACGCCGAGTTGAAGGAGTTCTCGGTCGATTTTGAGAAGCTCGCCGTCCAGGTTCCCGCCGACCTCAAGATCAATGGTGAGATCGTCTCGGGCGACCGCGCGACCGTAACTATCGAGTTGCCCACATCAGAGAAGCCCGAGACGCAGACCATCCAATTGCGTCGGCAGAATGACGTTTGGGTCCTGATGAGCGTTGACGAGGCCGGCGAGCAGCGAATGAAGGCGGACGGGAAACTGTATTTCTATAATCTGCGCATCGACGTTCACCATGACGAGGCCGAGGCGATGCTTCGGCGAATTGCCAAGGGCCAGCTCGTATATGCAGCTCAGAATCAGGGTGTCTATGCCGACCTGCGCACGCTCGTCGGACAGGGCCTGATCCCCGACGATGCGATGTCGACCACCTCGACGGGCTATGTCTACGCGGTCAACCTCGATGCCGAACGCAAAAGCTATTACGCCACCGCTACGCCGGTCGAGTACGGCAAGAGCGGGAAACTGTCATTCATGCTCGACGGCGCCGCCTTGTCCAAACGCGATACCGGCGGCACGTCGCTGACGAAATGATGGCCTGTGGAAAAACTGTGAAATAGCCTGTGGAAAAAATGCTGTCAGCCACTTGCAATTTTCTTGGATTGCGATTATAAAGATAGGTTCCTGTCGCTTTATCCAGGCCCCTTGGCGATGATACGTGAGCTTATAACGAAGCTGAACCGCTCTTTCTCGAGGCGCATGGTGTCTCTTCGTCGCGATCATACGGCCCCTCTTAAGGTCTGGTTCGACCCCGACATTAACAGCGAGATGGCGCTCGAACGCGCCCGTGCGGCATGCATTCTCGGCGAGACCGTCGATATCAGTAGGACGGGCATCGGCTTTACCGTGCCGTCGATCCGCGTAAAAGAGAAATATCTCGTAGGCCATGACCGAATTCTTAACGTCGAGATCGATCTGCCGACGGGAAAGGTCTATATGCGGGCCAAGGGATGTCGTTACAAGAAGGTCGGCGTCCACATTTCGGCCGAGAGGTTCCTCGTCGGAGCTAACATTGTCTATCTCGACGGCCAGGACAAAGAGAATTACGAAGCATTTCTCCGCTTCGGCACACGCCGCCTGGACCCCGCCGCCCGCAGCCTCGAGATCCGCGCAAAATAACACCTGCCATACCGATCCAAGCGGTTTCGCAGGTGATCTTAGAGAGATTTGAGCATTTCGAACTGGGTGAGGCGTTCGTAGAAGCCGCGGCGGCGGAAGAATGCGACGGCATTGGTCAGGGAGCGGTCGATGTTTATTAGCTGGAGCGAATATCCAGACGTCGTCTCACCCTGCATTGCGTTTAGCAGCGCGGTCCCGATGCCGCGATTGCGGTGGGCCGTGTCAACTGCCATCTGTGCGACGCGGCCAAAACTCGACGAGAATATGATATATCCGACGCAGACGCCGTCCTGAAAGGCCCCGAGGATGCGTTTGAGCGGCAGGCTGCGATTGACCGCCTCGACCGAGTTTTGCCACGAGGGGCGGCCGTCCCAGAATGAGGTCAGCAGTTTCCAGTCAGGATCAGTTATTTCGCGGATCGTGACATCTGCCGCTGACACAGCGGGCTTGACCTTGCCGTCGCACTGGAGTAGTGCGAGTTCGCGGATGGTAGAAAATCCGAGCTTCTCGTAGAGCCTGATCGCCCCGCCGTTTTTCGTGATGACCTCGAGGAGAGATTGCGATATCGAACGCTCCTTAAAGACGGGCATCATCATCTCAAACATCGCCTCGCTTATCCCGCGACGCCGCATCGAAGGGATCACGCCCGTGCCGGCATCGTAAACCGTCGGACGGCCTTCCCACTCGCCAAATCCATTGAGCGAAAAGCCTACGAGCCGACCATCGGAGAAACAGCCGGCCGTCCGGCTGAGGTCCACGGCGTTGAGATTGATGTGGTTGCGAAACTGTGTTTCCGTAAGGGCAAAAGGATAAACATAATCGGAAAATGCCTCAATGAACGTCGCATAGAGCGGGCCGAAATGGTCATTGCTGAGAAATCGGCAGTCGCGCAAGGTGGTTTCGTTTCCATTTGCCATTTGTTAAAATCAGACTTTGCCGAGTGCGGGGCAAAACAGAGAATTTAGTTAAGGTTTAGCAAAAATGCAAGTTCTGCTGGCGGATGAATACGGGTTCTGTTTCGGTGTCGAGCGTGCCGTTGAGATGGTCGAGGAGGCTGTCGCCGCGGGCGAGACCGTCCGCAGTCTCGGCCCGTTGATCCATAACAAGCAGGAGATGCAGCGTCTCGCGCACGAGGGCGTCACGGCGATCAACGAGCCGGTACAGATCCAGCGCGGCGAGACGGCCGTGATCCGCGCGCACGGCGTTACGCCCACGGTGCAGCAGGAGCTTGAGGAGAAAGCGTCAAAGGTCGTCGATGCGACGTGTCCATTCGTGACACGCGTGCAGCGCCTGGCCGCCCGTGCGGCGGCAAAGGACAGGCACGTTGTGGTTGTAGGCGACCCTGACCATCCTGAGATGATCGGTGTAAAAGGCTACGCACCGGAGCACGCGTTTGTCATCCGGGACGAGACCGAGGTTGCATTGCTTCCGCGATTGAGAAAGCCGCTTGTCGTGTCGCAGACGACCATCAAATCAAAGACCTTCTTTGACACGGCCGAGGCGGTCAAGGCGAAGACCGACGACGAGGTCGAGCTCGTTAATACCATCTGCTCCGCCACACGCGACCGCCAGGAAGCGGCGCGCGCACTGGCCGGCATGGTAGATGCCTTTTACATCATCGGCGGCCGGCATTCGTCAAACAGCATCAAGCTGCTTGCCGTCTGCAAGGAGCAGTGTGATAAGAGTTTCCTGATCGAGACGGAAGAAGAGATCAATGACGCCGACCTGATGGGCGTCGAGCGCGTGGGCGTTACGGCCGGTGCCTCAACACCTGATTGGCTGATCCAGAAGATCGTAAAACACCTCGAATCCGTCGGCCGCAACCAACCGCCGACGCTACAGCCTTAACAGGCCCGCGCCCCTACTGAGAGCTCGGCAAGGGTTCCGTGCTCACACGCCGATGTTTCCTGAACGCCCGCCATTTGCGGACGCCCTCGCGAGTGAGGCTGATGATCGGCCGCCGGTTCTGAAATATCAGTTTAGCCCACGCAAGTTTGCTCATCTGCGGAAAATAGATGCCCCTAAAACAGAGCCGGGCCACGAGGTGGCTGATGCGGACCTGGATCGGTGCCTCTCGGATCGACTCGATGGCTTGATGGTTGCGCTCCGGGCTGTAGGAGCGTGACCATGCGTTAAAGGTCTCAGCCTTCGCATCTTCGATCGACATCTTGAGCGGGTCGTGGGCCATTACGAATGGGGCGAAATCGAGCCAATGCTTCGGCCGACGGAGGCGGCCCGACGCTTCGAGCCGTTCATAAAGCGGCGTCGCCGGAAACGGCGTGAGCTGGCCGAATACCGGCAGGCCCGGGGCCCAAGTCTCGATCTCATCCACAGTTCGGTCCGATACGCCTTTTGTGTCATTATCCATGCCAAAGATGAATGACGTGATCGCGTAGATATTGCGCTTCCTGAGCCCTTCGAGAACTGCCTGATAGTTCTCAGGCCGCGAGAATTGCTTGTTGACATCGGCCATGTTCGCCGGGTCGATGGATTCCATGCCGATGAAGATCCAGCGCCCGCCCGACCGTGCGATGAGATCTACGAGTTCCTCGTCCCCAAGCAGGTTTGCACTGATCTGCGCGACCCACGGCATATGAGCGCCGGCCGCGATGATGTCGCGCAAGAGCGATTTCAGCCGCTTCTTGTTTATCGCAAGGTTGTCGTCAATAAAGAACACCGCGATCTGGCCCTTTTCCTTACGCGCACGAGCCTTTAGCCGGAGGAGTTCTTCGACCACGCTCTCATTGGTGCGAAAGCGGATAGAATCGCCAAAGAAGCCCGTTACTGTACAGAACTCACATCCGTAGGGACATCCGCGGCCGGTCTCGATGGGGACAACGAAGAACTTGCCCCAACCCTTTCCGAACTTTGACATCACAGGCCGCAAGGCCCGCGGGACCAGTGAGAACTGCTCGAGGTCGAATGATTCCCACGGGATATGAGGATACGGCTGGAGTGACGGCTTTACATCATTGCCCTTTTCGTCGAGTTTGGGCTGATAGACCTCTTTGAGTGTTCCTGCTGCCGCATCATTGACCATGTCGGCCCAATATTCATCAGCCTCGCCAAGAGCAACTGCATCAGCATGGCGAGGGCCGCCATCGCGCCCCAGCGCCTCATCCGGGCATTCCGTCACGTGCGGGCCGCCCATTACCACCTTAAAACCCGCCTCGCGCAAGGCGTCGGCAACGAGATAAGCCCGCGCGACCATTCGGGTCATCGAGCCGATACCGACCAGGCCCACATTCTCGTCCTTGCAGAACTGAACCAGCTCGCGCCGCGTCATTGCTTTAGCATTACCGTCGATCAGGATCACCTCGTGCTCGGCCGGCGTCAGTGACTGAAGCAGAAACATCCAGAGGTGCGGCATGAAATTGCGCGTAATACCGTTATCCGGATTGTAGAGCAATATCTTCATAATTACTTTTGCGTGACTGTGCCCGCGACAAATTCCCGTTTTCGCCAGGGGGAAAGCCAGCAAGGTGCGGAATGTTCGTTAATGATGTCACATCCGAAGGCGTTTTCCTATCCGAAAGATGCACGTCAACTGTCGCGAGAACAGCCTGTGGTAAAATGCGATGGTGAAATTCCTTCATATCGCCGATGTGCATCTGGGCTGTACTCGCTATCAGTTGGCCGAGAGCCCCCAGGATTTTTTCGATGCATGGATCGACGTCCTCGAGCGGTATGCCATAGGCGAAGGGGTCAATTTTGTCATCATTTGCGGTGATTTTTTTCACAAGCGGGCTGTGCCGCCTGAGACAATGAATCACGCCGTCAAGGGACTCACAATGATGCGGGATGCGGGTATCCCGGTGATCGCGATCGAGGGAAATCACGACCAGAAACATACCGACAGCGAATTTAGCTGGCTGCGTTCGCTGTCAAGCTGGGGGCTGCTCACCTTACTTGAGCCCATGCATTCCGAAGGGAACATCTCATACCAACCGTGGGACGAGGCGACACGCAAAGGCGGCTTTATAGATATCGGCAGGGTGCGGATCTTCGGCTCTGACTGGTACGGTGCTTCCGCGAACTGGGCCATTCCGATGCTTACGCGGGCGATCAAAGAGAACCGCCGCGACGGCGCGTTTCACATACTCATGCTTCACACTGACGTGGAAGGGCATCAGGTGCATCCGATCCCGGCACTGTCAATGGATGCACTGAAGGAACTCAAGTCGGCGGTCGAATACGTCGGACTAGGACATACGCACAAGCACTACGAGATAGACAACTGGGCTTTCAATCCGGGCTCGATCGAGGTGACGAATATCAGCGAGTACCGGGAAACGCGAGGTGTTTTCGTTGTTGAGGTCGGTGACGATAAAAGTGTTTCGGCGCGGCATATCGATGAGTATCGTTATCGGCCGTTTCAGCAGATGGTGTTCGATGTGACGGGTTACGCCGATGCGCAGCGGCTGGTGGCCGACCTGCTTGACACCGTAGGACGCGACGCCCAGCCGACCGAATCTGATAGGCCGCAGCCGATCATCGAGATCTCGTTGCGAGGGCAGCTTGGCTTTCCAAACTCGCTGCTTGAGTTGCAGAAACTTAGGGACACGGCCCGTGACATTAGGGGCGCTCTGCACGTCCGCATTAAGAACCACACGGTGCCTGTTGATTATCTCGATTCGGCCGATGAACTCGATGATACGGGCCGCGAGAGGCTCGAGAGGCGCGTGATCGCTGATCTGATCCGGCGTGACAGCCGCTATAAGGCGCGTCCGGACGACCTGACCGAGGCGGTGATCGGGGCCAAACGAATGGCTCTCGGTGACGAACCGCCGGACAAGATAGCCGATCTTATCGCTCAAAAGGCATGCCCGGCGTGATCGGCCATTTGGGGGATCGATCCTAGTTACTTAGTGAGTCACGGAAAAAGTCGATCAGCCGCTGATCATAGGCCTCGGATTGTTCCATAGAGGCGTTAATGATCCTGAAGCCTGACGGGCTGAGATCGAGCTTGGTCTGGATGCGGTTCGATGACGGCAAACACTTGCTCAGTCGGGCTGTTGAGTCCTGAAAGTCTGCGGCATCGACGCCCGCGAGCAGCAGCACATCGCGATCGGCAAGCTTCCTGCCCGTGTCACACGATTGCTCACGCTGATAGCAGCCATCAAAGAAATAGAGGCGCGTGCCGAGCTTTGCAAGCTTCGTCGTTGCCGAACTGGCGAAAGGATACCGACGCTCGATCGTCTCGCGAAGCACGCTATCAGCATTCTCCGGGACCGAATCCAATGCAATAGCCTTCACGCTTTGGTCGCGGGCCGCGGCCGTCAGGGCAACGCCGGCGCCCATTTCAACGCCATAAATACCGATATTCTTGCCGACGAGCGTGATCTGATTCGGCGTTCGGAGCCCGCGCAGGAATTCGAGGGCCGACCCGGCGTCTTCTGCCTCGCAGCCGCCAAAGCTCGCGTTCTCAACGTTCGGTTTCTCGCCATGGCCGCGCAGATCCGGCATCAGCACGGTGAAATTGGTCGACTCATTCAGCTTGACGCCCAGATTCAGAACATACGACCGGTCGGCCCCGTATTTGTGATACAGGATGACGGCGGGTGCCCCGTCGGTCCCACGCAATAGCCATCCTCGCGACGAACTGCCGTCGCGATTTGGCCATGTCTCTTCGGTGACCTGAGCGGCGCGAGCACTCAGTTGCCCGAATTTCTCCGGGGTTACCAAATACGGTGCGCGGTATGGCCGGGCCGAGGTATAGACAAGCCACACCGAGCCGGAAGCAACGGCGGCGACCAGCAGGAATAAGGCAGGTAGAAGCAGACGAAGAAAACTCTTAAAGAGGCGTGTCGTTTTGGGCATGGCATTGAGGTGCTTCAGAAGCGAAGCATACCGCCGGATGCGGCAAGGAAGTGGCGAAAGCCCGGAACAAAAGGCTTTCGATCAGACCTCTTTGATGTTACCATAAGCGCCTGTTCCGCGGGAAGCAGTTTTTAAAGATGTTAAAAGTTGTGTGTATTTCGGTCGTAGCCTTTCTTGCCCTGCTATCATCGGCCATTCCCTCACTTGCTGACATCAGCGTAATGCCCGTTTCGGAGATCCGCGAAGGGATGCGGGGAACGGCCAAGAGCGTTTTTCGGGG is a genomic window of Chloracidobacterium sp. containing:
- the ispH gene encoding 4-hydroxy-3-methylbut-2-enyl diphosphate reductase; its protein translation is MQVLLADEYGFCFGVERAVEMVEEAVAAGETVRSLGPLIHNKQEMQRLAHEGVTAINEPVQIQRGETAVIRAHGVTPTVQQELEEKASKVVDATCPFVTRVQRLAARAAAKDRHVVVVGDPDHPEMIGVKGYAPEHAFVIRDETEVALLPRLRKPLVVSQTTIKSKTFFDTAEAVKAKTDDEVELVNTICSATRDRQEAARALAGMVDAFYIIGGRHSSNSIKLLAVCKEQCDKSFLIETEEEINDADLMGVERVGVTAGASTPDWLIQKIVKHLESVGRNQPPTLQP
- a CDS encoding metallophosphoesterase — its product is MVKFLHIADVHLGCTRYQLAESPQDFFDAWIDVLERYAIGEGVNFVIICGDFFHKRAVPPETMNHAVKGLTMMRDAGIPVIAIEGNHDQKHTDSEFSWLRSLSSWGLLTLLEPMHSEGNISYQPWDEATRKGGFIDIGRVRIFGSDWYGASANWAIPMLTRAIKENRRDGAFHILMLHTDVEGHQVHPIPALSMDALKELKSAVEYVGLGHTHKHYEIDNWAFNPGSIEVTNISEYRETRGVFVVEVGDDKSVSARHIDEYRYRPFQQMVFDVTGYADAQRLVADLLDTVGRDAQPTESDRPQPIIEISLRGQLGFPNSLLELQKLRDTARDIRGALHVRIKNHTVPVDYLDSADELDDTGRERLERRVIADLIRRDSRYKARPDDLTEAVIGAKRMALGDEPPDKIADLIAQKACPA
- a CDS encoding GNAT family N-acetyltransferase, with amino-acid sequence MANGNETTLRDCRFLSNDHFGPLYATFIEAFSDYVYPFALTETQFRNHINLNAVDLSRTAGCFSDGRLVGFSLNGFGEWEGRPTVYDAGTGVIPSMRRRGISEAMFEMMMPVFKERSISQSLLEVITKNGGAIRLYEKLGFSTIRELALLQCDGKVKPAVSAADVTIREITDPDWKLLTSFWDGRPSWQNSVEAVNRSLPLKRILGAFQDGVCVGYIIFSSSFGRVAQMAVDTAHRNRGIGTALLNAMQGETTSGYSLQLINIDRSLTNAVAFFRRRGFYERLTQFEMLKSL
- a CDS encoding alpha/beta fold hydrolase → MPKTTRLFKSFLRLLLPALFLLVAAVASGSVWLVYTSARPYRAPYLVTPEKFGQLSARAAQVTEETWPNRDGSSSRGWLLRGTDGAPAVILYHKYGADRSYVLNLGVKLNESTNFTVLMPDLRGHGEKPNVENASFGGCEAEDAGSALEFLRGLRTPNQITLVGKNIGIYGVEMGAGVALTAAARDQSVKAIALDSVPENADSVLRETIERRYPFASSATTKLAKLGTRLYFFDGCYQREQSCDTGRKLADRDVLLLAGVDAADFQDSTARLSKCLPSSNRIQTKLDLSPSGFRIINASMEQSEAYDQRLIDFFRDSLSN
- a CDS encoding B12-binding domain-containing radical SAM protein, yielding MKILLYNPDNGITRNFMPHLWMFLLQSLTPAEHEVILIDGNAKAMTRRELVQFCKDENVGLVGIGSMTRMVARAYLVADALREAGFKVVMGGPHVTECPDEALGRDGGPRHADAVALGEADEYWADMVNDAAAGTLKEVYQPKLDEKGNDVKPSLQPYPHIPWESFDLEQFSLVPRALRPVMSKFGKGWGKFFVVPIETGRGCPYGCEFCTVTGFFGDSIRFRTNESVVEELLRLKARARKEKGQIAVFFIDDNLAINKKRLKSLLRDIIAAGAHMPWVAQISANLLGDEELVDLIARSGGRWIFIGMESIDPANMADVNKQFSRPENYQAVLEGLRKRNIYAITSFIFGMDNDTKGVSDRTVDEIETWAPGLPVFGQLTPFPATPLYERLEASGRLRRPKHWLDFAPFVMAHDPLKMSIEDAKAETFNAWSRSYSPERNHQAIESIREAPIQVRISHLVARLCFRGIYFPQMSKLAWAKLIFQNRRPIISLTREGVRKWRAFRKHRRVSTEPLPSSQ